The Stigmatella ashevillena genomic sequence CCTCCGTGTCACCGAGCCGGAAGCAGAAGGGAGGCCCCTCCTCAGCGGCCGAGAGGGGCAGCGATGCAATGTCCGCACGTGCGCGCTCCTCTTCCCGCAGCAACTGGCGGCGCACGTAGCCCCGCTCGCCACCGCGGGAGAGCAGGACATCACGAGGGCCTACACCCGGATGGAACAGCGGCGCGCCCGGTCCTGGCCGTACGAGCAGCTCGAGTTCGAGCGACACGTCAGGAAGCAGGCGCAGGCGGACGACGGTGGACAGCTCCGGCTGGAGCTCACGCCCTTTCAACGTCTGCGGAACCACCAGGGGAAGGCGCGTTTCGAGGCGGGCCAAACGCTCCAGCAACTGCTCGTGACTCTCGGGAGGAAACCGGTCGCCATGCTTCTCCAGCACGCTCCAGAGCTGCCGTGCCTCTTCATTCACGTCGATGAGCAGGCATCGGCCCCGTTGCTCTTCGACGGTGAACAGGGGCTCGCCAGGAGAGGCCGTGCGCAGCAGCGCACTCAGCAGCTTCGGGTTGAACCGCTCCCCTTCAATGGAAGGCTCCAGGCGGATGTGGTCCTCCGCGGCAAGTGCCGTGAAGCCCAGTTGCACGCGCCTCACCTCGAGGGGTGTTTCCGGGCTTAGTTCGAGCGCTACTCGGGGATGACCGGCCAGCGAGAGGAAGGCCCGGGAAGGAAACGTCCCTGCCGCGCGGGACGCAGGAGCCCAGGAGACGAGGTGTTCGGCGATGCGCAGGTCCTTCTCGGCGAGCCATTCGCGATGATCCTCGAGCAACCGCGCCGCCGTCATCCGCGCGCCGGAACTCAACGTGCCCCGGCGGGTCTGCTTCTTCACGAGGGGCGACACGGTCAACATGCCGAGTTCATGCTCGATGAGCCACCACACCTCGATCGTGGCGCGGGGCTTCGCCGCCTCTGCCTCGAACAGCTCGAGTTCCTTCAGGGCACGCGCCCACGCTGGACGCAGAAGCTCCTCGGCGAGCCGTCTTGCCTCTTCGCTCCGGACGGTGTCCGCCAGCAGATCGAGGACCGTGTCGATGAGCGCGAGCGCGTGGACGCAGCCCTTTGGCCGAACCGAGCAACTGCACTCCACCCGGCCCGCTCCCCCACTGGGGAACGTCAACCGGGCCGAGACCCCCACCGTTCCATAATCCGGTCCCCCTCGAACGACCCGTTCCCGTTCCTTCCACGTGAGCGCGCAGGCGGCCACATCGAAGCTCCAGGACTCCAAGGAGCGCCGCTCACGGGACCGCGGTGACACATGGGGCCGAAGCGTGCGGCGAACCTCCAGCAGACGGCTCCACAGCGGCGCCAGCAACGCGTCCCCGTGCTGCTCCCGCCGCGCGGCCTCCTCGGTGAGCGCCCGCCGCACTGAGCCCTCCTCCTCCCGCAGGGAGGCCCACGCCGCCTCGGTGAGCGCCGTTTCCAGCCCCTTGCCCCGCGCGCCGACATGACGGAGCGCCCCCTCTCTCGAACCGACATCCCGGAGGGCAAGACCGCCCAGGACATGGCGAAGCCCGTTGCGCTGCGCCTCGTTGATGGCCAGGTCCTGGATGAGAACGACCGCGGAGACCGCGAGCATGTGCCGGACGTGGTGCTCCTCCGCCCATCGCTCCAGCGCGTCTCGCGTCGCGAACGGCCCTTCGGGCGACTCCGCCACGGCGGCACCTTGCTGTGCGAGAAAGGAAAGGCCGAGGGCGACGGCGTGCTTGCACACCACTTGCCTCACCGGGCACGTGCAGTTGGACACGAGCGTTCCGCTGAGGGCGCTCACCCGGACCCGGTACTCCGACGTTCCCACCACGAGACCCTCGAGCGCATCTTTCTCGAGGATGCAGGAGAGGACTCGCCCCTCCCGCCAGTACGCCTCACCGCGGGCAAAGGCGCCTCCCGCGGCCGTGCGAAGAGTCTCGGAGGTGAGCAGCGTGGGTAACGACATGGGCCGGTGACTCTAACCGCACCGCATGGCGCGGGAGGGCGTTCTGAGCACCGCGGACAGCGCCTGCCCGTCCGCAGGGGAGCCCTCCCCCCGTGCTGAAACTTCACACGCCGTCACACGACACGGTACAGGACGCGCCTTTGGGGGCGCACGCGCCACAGAGCGGGTTGCAAAAGAAGACCTCCCCACCTTCCCAGCAAATCCTGGAGAGACTGAACCTGCCGTCAGAAGCCCAGGGTCCGGATGGCCTGACGGATGGTGTCCGCGCTGTGCTTCAGCCCCTCGCGCTCGTGCTCGCTCAGGGGAAGCTCCAAGACGGCCTCGACCCCCCCCCGGTTGATGATGCTCGGCACGCTCAGGCACACATCGCGAATGCCCAGGTACCCCTCCAGGCGCGAGCTCACGGGCAGCACCCGTTGCTCGTTGTGAAGCACCGCCTCCAGGATCTGGGCCGTCGCCAGGCCAATGGCGTAATTGGTGGCGCCCTTGCCTCGGATGACATGGTAGGCGGCATTGCGCACATCATCGAAAATGCGCGCGCGATCCTGCTCGAGCAGCGGTGCCCGCCCGTGCACGGACCACTGCATGAGCGGCACTCCGCCCACCGAGGCCGAGCTCCACAAAGGGAGCTCCGAGTCACCATGCTCGCCCGCGATGAAGGCGTGCACATTCTGCACCGCCACATTCAAGTGGCGGGCCAGCAGGAAGCGAAACCGCGAGGAATCCAGCACGGTCCCACTGCCCAAGACGCGCCGGGCAGGAAGACCACTGAGTTGCTGCACCACGTACGTCAGCACATCCACGGGATTGGTCACCACGAGCAGCAAGGCATCCGGTGCCACCTTCATCAACTGGGGCACGAGCGAGCGGCACAGCGCCACATTCGCGCCCGCCAGTTCCATGCGTGTCTGTCCGGGTTTCTGCTTGGCTCCCGCCGTGATGACGACCACATCGGCCCCCGCGCAGACACCGATGTCATCCGAGCCCTCCAGGGTGGCCATGGGCACGAACTGAAGCCCGTGGTTGAGATCAAGCACTTCCGCATCCACCTTGGCACGGTTGATGTCGTAGAGAGCAAGCTGCTTCGCCACGCCTCGGATCATGGCCGCGTAGGCGATGGTGGCCCCAACCGCACCTGCTCCGATGATGGCGATCTTGCTGACTTGTTCTGGCATAGAAGGCCAAGTCAAGCACAGGACGCCATGAGTCTCCAGTCCCATCCGCTGCTCAAACCGGATGCCGGAATGAGCAGTGGATGGATGAACATGGGCTAATAATACCGCCAAGTCCCGCTGCAGGAAGAGCCCGTGAATGCATAAGGCTGGGCTCTGGCTTGAGACACTTTTCCGTCGAGGTTGCCCTCATCGCAATAGCGCAGGGAGTAGTCATCGTTGGGCGACGCGTACTCGAAGGAGCTGATGCACAACTCGCTGACGTAGCGCTTGAGGGTAATTTCAGCCCAGTCATCGGAGTGGCTGCCAGAGGGGCTGTCGTAGACGCGAATGATCGTTCCAGCATCCACCCGGAACAGCATCATCGAGCGAGCCTCATCATTGACCCAACCCGAGCCACTCGCGTTGGGCATGATCATCGCCGCGTTGTTATAGACATACCAGCCCACCTGATCTCCACCGCAGCCGTTGTTCTCCCAGAACGTGATGATCGGAGGAGAGACCAGCGGATTGATCTCTTCCTTCTGCGCCAGGGGGGCTGCTACCTCCTGGCCCGCCCCGTCCGTGGCAGGTTCGGACTCAGGACCGCACGCCGCGGCGAACAGCAGGACACTCAGCACACCGTTTCGAAGACTCATTTGACATTCTCCTCGCAATGACTGGGACGACGCGAATACCCAGACTGCCCTCTCAGGCAGCGGCCCAGAGCACACCGGAGCGCCCTGTTCGCGAGGAGCGATGTATGGGAATTCGCGCCCATCCGCGCGGTCCATGCAGCCAAGCGCTCCTCCGGTGCAGTGAACCGGCTGAGCCCGCCCGTGAGCTGTCAGGCTTCGCTTGCTTCCCAGGCGCCGGCAGCCCTCAGGATGCCTTCGTCCCGCTCCGGGAGGAGCACACGCCCGTGAGGGTCTCCACCAGTTCCTCCACGGAAGACGTGGGAAAAATGGGACACGTGAGCTTGAGGCTCACCAGCCCATGGAGCGCCCCCCACAGCACCTCGGCCAGGGGGATGACGCGAACGGTGTCCGCCACCTCACCCTGGCTTTTCAATGCTTCCACGAGCTGGACCAGCACTTGAAAAGCACGCCCTCCCGCATCCTCGGGGCTGCGGAAGATGTCGGTGGTGAACTCCGGATCGGTCATGAAGAGCAGCCGGTAGGTCTCCGGCTGCTCCAGGCCAAAGCCGACATACGCCTCGGCGAGCGCCCGGAGCCGACGCACCGCGATGGGCTCGGCGGCCGCCGGCCCCAGCCGCGCGAGCAACTCCTCGAAGCCCTGTAGGCAGAGCGCCCGGGCGATGGCATCCCGGCTCTTGAAGTGCAGGTAGATGGCCGCCGGCGAGTACTCGATGGCCTCGGCGAGCTTGCGCATCGTCAGCCCCTCGAAGCCCTCGCGCACGACCAACTCCCGCGCCACCCGGAGGATGGTGGTACGGACCTCGGTCTTCTGCCGCTCCCGGCGCTCCACAATCCCCATGTTGAGGTCTCCGCTTGACACGAGTGAACGGGCCATACTATCTGAACACCGTTCACTGAACGCTGTTTATAAGCTGAACAACCATAAGAAGGGAGACGCGTTCCATGGGAAAATGGGCACTGTGGGGAGCTTCTGGGGTGGTGGGGCAAAGCATCGCGGAGGCCCTCCGCACCCAGGGCCAGCCCTACCGGGTGGTGGGCCGCTCGCTCGGTGGGTTGAAGGCCACGTTTGGGGGCGATCCGCTGGCGGAAATGGCGACGTGGGATCCAGAAAACGAGGCGACGGTGCGCGCGGCGGCCCGAGGCATCGACACGCTCATCTACACCGTCGGGGTGCCCTATCAGGACTTTCGCCTGCACCCGTTGTTGATGAAGCGCACGCTCGACGCGGCGGTCGCCGAGGGCGTGGAACGGCTGGTGCTCATCGGCACGGTGTACCCCTATGGCCATGCCCAGACGACTCCCGTGCGAGAGGATCATCCGCGCGAGCCGCATACCTTCAAGGGGCGGATGCGCAAGGAGCAGGAGGATCTGGTGCTGGCCGCGGATGCCGCCGGCCGCATCCGAGGCACCGTCTTGCGTCTGCCGGACTTCTACGGACCGGGCGTGGACAAAAGCTTCCTGCACTCCGCCTTCCAGGCGGCGCTCCAGGGGAAGAAGGCGGACCTGGTGGGCCCCATCGACGCGCCCCATGAGTTCGTCTTCGTTCCAGACGTGGGGCCCGTGGTGCTCGCGCTCGCGAAGGAGCCGAAGGCGTATGGACGGTTCTGGAATCTGGCCGGCGCGGGAGCGGTGACCCAGCGATTCCTGGTCGAGCGCATCTTCCAAGAAGTGGGCCGCAAGCCGAACTTCCGGGTGGCCTCCAAACTGATGCTGCGCCTGATCGGACTGGGCAATCCGTTCATCCGCGAGCTGGTGGAGATGCACTACCTGCTCACGCACCCGTTGCTCATGGACGACTCGGCGCTGCGCGCCCTGCTCGGCACGGTGCACAAGACGTCCTATGAAGAAGGCATCCGCCGCACCCTGCGCGAGATGGGCCAGGGGCAGCGGGTACCGCACTCGGCGTGAGAAGGCCCTGCCCTCTCCATCGCCAGACCTTGGAACGCCCGGCTACCGGGGGATGCACCCGGAGCCAGGCGTGGAGGCCACCACCGTGGTGAGGTGTTGGAAGTAGTCGTTCCAGATCGGAAGGGTGCCCTCGGCTCCCGCATGCTCGCCAATGATATAGGTGCTGGCCTTGGGCAGGCCCACCGCCGCATAGGCGGAAATGTCCGTGGACGCATTGCCATACACGCGGACGATGTCGAGCCCCACCTCATCGAGCAGGTAGGACAGGTAATCGATCTTGTACTGCTCGGTGTCCGGCGGAATGGGCCCCCCTCCATAGGGATTGGTGTGCACATGCCCATTCAAGAGGCCTTTGTATTGGATCCACTCCCGCGTGTCCTTGGCCACCCAATAGGGCCGGCCCGTGAGGTAGACAATCTGGTAGCCCAGGGCCGCATAGCTGTTCACCACCTCCACCGCGGAAGGATAGGCCTGGGCCGTGCTGACACCGAGGTAATCGCCGACCATCTCGAAGTCATTGAGGGTCAAGGTGCCATCAATGTCGAACAGGACGGTCTTGCGGCCCGGCTCGACCACGGAGACAAAGCCACTGGCCGAGCTGAGATCGCCTTCGACGATCATCGCCACCCGGTACTCGCCCACGGGCCGGAGAATGGGCACGTGGATTTTCCCATCGGAGTCCGTGCGGTACTTGCCGACGTACTGCCAGCCCGGCATCTGGGTTCCCGTGATGTAAACGTGGACATCCTCATCCTCCAGGTCTTTGTGAAGGACGCCGCTGTAGTCGAACTTGCCCACGACCGTGGCCTGGACCCCCACGGGCACGATTTGATCGTGCACCATGTGATAGGCAGGATAGGTCCAGGACAGGAGCTGGCTTCCCGAGTGCCGGAAGCTCCGCCGCGCCGGCCCCTGGAGTGTGGGGGGATTCGCGACCGAGGCGTAGTCTGGGCATGTGGGCTGCGCGAAGGCAGCCGAGGGAACAACACACAGCATCCAGAGCATCCGCGCGAGTACTTGAGCAACAGTCCGTGTCAAGATTGCCTCCTTGGCCAAGCTCCGGCTCGAGTTTGAAGCAGACAGCCGGGAGCAGGGCGCGCCTTATACCGCACATCCCGGCAATCCATCTCTGACATGCACGAAGGGTCTCATTCCCCACCTTCCTGGGCCCGTGCGCGCACCTCCGCCGCGAACAAATCCGCTGCGGGCGTTCGCGGTGCGCCCTTGCGCCAGAGGAGCGCCGCGAGTTCAGAGCGAGGCGCGGGTGAGAGGCGCTTGACCACCAATCGCTCGGCATCCGCGAGCCTCGGCTCGGGAAGCACCGTGACGGCGAGCCCCGCCCGGACAATGGCCAGCACGGTGGCCACGGCGTTCGATTCAAGCGCGACGTGGGGCACCAACCGCATGGCGGAAAACCAGGCATCGACGCGGGCGCGCACCCTCAGACCCGATGTCAGCAAGGCGAAAGGCTCGTCCACCAGTTGCCGCGCCCCCACGGACTCGCCCCCCGCCAGAGGGTGTCCCCGCCCAACCACGAGCGCGAGCCTGCTGTCGAAGACAGGCTCGGCCTCAAGGTCCAATGAGCGCGCGGGCGCATAACCCAACCCGACATCCAGCTTGCCGTCCGCGAGCCGCCGCTCCAGTCGCCGCACGACAGCCTCCTCGGCACTCAGTGCAAGCCCGGGGTGTCTGCGCAACACAGCGGCCAGCGCTGGCACCACGACACCGCGCATGCTGGGCGGATAGCCCACGCGCAGGGCGCCCGTGGTGAGCCCCCGCAGCGCCCCCACCGCCACCATGCCCGCATTCACATCCTCCAGCGCGCGCGAGGCATAGGAGCGGAACAACTCCCCTGCCTGGGTCAGCCGCACGCCGCTGCGCGCGCGCTCGAAGAGCGGCGTTCCGAGCTCCTCTTCGAGCTGGCGGATCTGCTGCGACAGCGTGGGTTGGGAGACATGAACGCGCCGCGCCGCGCGCCCGAAGTGCAGCGTGCTGGCAACCGCGGAGAAGTAGCGGAGGTGGCGCAGTTCCATCTCCGCATCATAGATGATGCCTATCGGGTTCATGGGAACAAACGAATGTACGAATCGATGGCCTTGGGTAGATCTTCTCTCGTCACGAAGGAGACAACCCCATGAAAGCATCCGACCTGTTCGTCAAAGCGCTCGAAGCCGAGGGTGTGCGCTGCGTCTTTGGACTTCCCGGTGAAGAGAACCTGGACCTGCTCGAGTCCATGCGCGCCTCGGGCATCCGCCTCGTCGTCACGCGTCATGAGCAGGCCGCGGGTTTCATGGCCGCCACGCAAGGACGGCTGACGGGACGCGCGGGGGTGTGTCTGGCGACGCTGGGCCCTGGCGCCACCAACCTCGTCACGGCCGCGGCGTATGCTCAACTCGGTGCCATGCCCATGGTGATGATCACCGGCCAGAAGCCCATCAAGGCCAGCAAGCAGGGGCACTTCCAGATCGTCGATGTGGTGGGGATGATGCGGCCCCTGACCAAGTCGACCCGTACACTCGTCGCCGCGGAGCAGATTCCCTCCGCGGTGCGTGAGGCGTTCCGGCGTGCCGAGGAAGAGCGTCCAGGCGCGACGCACTTGGAATTGCCCGAGGACGTGGCGCGTGAATCCTCCGCCGCGGTTTCTCTCGCGCCCAGCATCCACCGCAGGCCTGTGGCCGATGAGGCCTCCATCGCTCAGGCAGTCGAGGCCATCGCCTCCGCCCGCCGCCCGCTGTTGATGATCGGCGCGGGTGCCAATCGCAAGTCGACTTGGGAGATGCTTCGCGTCTTCGTGGACCGGGTGGGAATGCCCTTCTTCAGCACCCAGATGGGCAAGGGCGTGGTGGATGAGACGCACCCTCTCTGGATGGGCACCGCGGCGCTCTCCGATGGGGACTTCGTCCACCGGGCCATCGAAGCCTCGGACTGCATCGTCAACGTCGGCCATGACGTCATCGAGAAGCCCCCCTTCGTCATGCGCGATTCCCGCCGCACGGTGGTTCACCTGAACTTCTCCTCGGCCGAGGTCGATCCTGTGTACTTCCCGCAGGTGCAAGTCACGGGAGACATCGCCAATGCGGTGTGGCGCCTCGCGGAGGGGGTCGGCCAGCGCCCGCACTGGGACTTCGCGCCCTTCGAGCGCGCCAGGGCAGAGCTCGACGCGCAGCTCGCGGGTGGCGCGGGCGATGACCGTTTTCCCCTCTACCCCGCCCGGCTCGTCGCGGAGGTACGGCGCGCGATGCCAGATGACGGCGTTGTGTGCCTGGACAACGGCATGTACAAGCTCTGGTTCGCCCGCTACTACCGCTGCCGACGGCCCAACACGCTGCTGCTCGACAACGCGCTCGCGACAATGGGCGCAGGGCTCCCGTCCGCCATCGCGGCGAAGCTGGTTCATCCCCGGCGCAAAATGCTCGCGGTGTGTGGCGATGGCGGGTTCATGATGAACTCGCAGGAATTGGAGACAGCCGTACGCCTGAAGCTCGACCTGACGGTGGCCGTCGTCCGCGATGACGGCTATGGAATGATTCGCTGGAAGCAAGGGCAGATGGGGCTGCCCGACTTCGGGATGGCGCTGGGCAATCCGGACTTCGTCCGCTACGCAGAGGCGTACGGCGCGCACGGACACCGCCCGGCGAGCGCCACGGAGTTCGGCTCCACGCTCACCCGCTGCCTGGAGTCGGGGGGCGTGCACGTCATCGACGTGCCCATCGACTATTCGGATAACGCACGTGCGCTGGGAGCTGGCAGCGAGGCCAGCGCAGCCCATGAGTCATGAGAAGGAAAGAGAAAGAGGGAAATGCCATGCTGGCTGAACGCTATCCGTATTATCTGGCCAACCGGCCGCAGCAGCCCAACGCAGCGCTGGCCGTGACAGACAAGTACACCGGCGAGACCGTGACGCATGTGGCGCTCGCGGACGCGGGCGCCGTGGAGCAGGCCATCGCCGCCGCGGCGCTCGCGGCAGGCCCGATGCGCCGGCTGGCCCCCTACGCCCGGCAGGAGGTGCTCGAGCACTGCGTCCGCCGCTTTCACGAGCGGGCCGAGGAATTCGCGCTCACCCTCTGCATCGAGGCGGGCAAGCCCCTCCGCGACGCCCGGGGCGAGGTCACCCGGCTCATCGAGACATTCAAGGCGGCGGCCAGTGAGGCCGTGAGAGGTGGAGGCGAGCTCTTGAACCTGGAGGTGTCGCCACGGACGGCCGGGTACCGGGGCTTCACCCAGCGCGTCCCCGTCGGCCCCTGCTCCTTCATCACCCCGTTCAACTTCCCGCTCAACCTGGTGGCACACAAGGTGGCACCCGCCATCGCCGCAGGGTGTCCCTTCGTGCTCAAGCCCTCGGATCGCACGCCCGTGAGCGCGCTGCTCATGGCGGAAGTGCTCGCTGAAACGGCGCTCCCCGAAGGCGCCTTCTCGGTTCTCCCGACCCGATTGGAGGATGTCGGGCCGTTCATCGAGGACGATCGGCTCAAGTTGCTCTCCTTTACCGGCTCGGAAAGGGTGGGCTGGGAACTCAAAGCACGGGCGGGCCGCAAGAAGGTGGTTCTGGAGCTGGGCGGCAACGCGGCCTGCGTGGTGGACCGCGATCAAGGGGAGCGGCTGGACTTCGTCGCGGACCGGATTGCCCATGGCGCCTTCTTCCAGGCGGGGCAGAGCTGCATCTCGGTGCAGCGCGTGCTCGCACACGAGGAACTGTATGGCGCTCTGCGCGAACGGCTCATCGCGCGGGCGCGGGCGATGCGCCCCGGAAATCCCCGGGAGGAATCCACCACCCTGGGGCCCCTCATCGACGAGCCCGCGGCGCGACGGCTGGAGGGATGGATCGAGCGGGCGGTCGGGCGCGGGGCGCGGATCCTCGCTGGAGGGAAACGCCGCGGAGCACTGCTCGAAGCCACCGTGCTGGAGGGTGTCCCCGACGACGAGCCGCTGTACGCCGAAGAGGCATTCGGTCCGGTGGTGCTCCTCCAGTCTTTCCGCGCGTTCGACGATGCACTCCGTGCGGTGAACGGCGGGCGCTATGGACTGCAAGCAGGCCTCTTCACCCGCGATCTGTCGCGGGCCATGCAGGCCTGGGACGAATTGGAGGTGGGAGGCGTTGTCGTGGGAGACGTGCCAAGCTTCCGCGTCGATACGATGCCCTACGGCGGCGTGAAGGGCTCCGGGCTGGGGCGCGAAGGTGTGAAGTACGCCATGGAGGACATGACCGAGCCACGCCTGCTCGTCCTGCGCCAGGAATGACCCAGCGTGGCTTGTCAGGTGCGCCAAGCATGCTGGCGCCCTGATTCGCGCCACCGCGTGGGCGTCACGCCCTCCCAGCCGTGAAACGCGCGCGAAAAAGAGTTCAGCTCCTCGAAGCCCAGGAGGAAAGCGACCTCTCCTGCATCGAGCTCGGTGTTGGCCAGCAGCCGGCGCGCGGTGTCCCTGCGAACGTCATCGAGCAGGCTCTGATACGTCGTTCCGAACTCTCCGAGACGGCGCTGAAGGGTGCGCTGGCTCATGCGCATCTCCTTGGCCAGCTTCCCGACGCTGGGACGCTCACCGCACATACGGCGGCTCAGAATCGCCCTCGCATCGTCGGCCACCGAGCGCGACGTCAGATGCTCACTCAACTGGGCTTCCAGCCCCGGCAACATCACCGCGAGCAGGTCGGCATTGTGTGTCACGAAGGGACGCGCAAGCGCCGCCTCGTCCATGACCAGAAAATCGAGCGGCGCGTCGAAGCGCACCTCGCTCCCGAAATGCCGCCGGAGGGCGCTCTCGTTCGACCGGCGCCTCGCCAGCTCCACCCGCAGCGGGGAGATGGAAGCCCCCAATCCCCGCCGCGCCAGGGCGAGAATGGAGGCAAACGTCGCATCGACGAGCATCATCGGGAGTGACTCTTCGACGTGCACCCAGTGAAAACGGATCCTCGCTTCCCCCTCCGACGTCTCGACGGAGACCTGTTCCCCACAGACGAGGAACTTGTACCGCGCGAACTTCTTGAGCGCGTCACCGAGATTGGGCGAGTGGAGCGCCGCCAGCGACGCGACATCGAATTGATGGGGCATCGCCTCGGCCCCCACTCTCAGACCCAGTTCCTGGCTGCCGCCCACCTCTTCCACCGCGCGCCAGAACGCGAAGAACTCTCGGGTTGAGAGCTTGGCCCTCGGGGGTTGAAACCGGGAAGGCACGAGTCCCGCGTGGCGCAGCAGACGCGCCACATCCACGCCCAGGGCCGCAAACCTGTCGAGCAAGACGCTCGGAACTGGAACGAGGTCCGCAGGCAATTCAGCTCCTCCCTGGCCTGACGAGCTTTGCCACCGGCGACTCAGAGAAAGGGGCCAGACCTTCGAAGTCGGTCGACAGGCTCAGGGCCTTCCACTTCGCGTCCTCTTCCGCGCGTGCCTCGGCCACGACACCGGCGAGAAAGACCGCGTCGGAGCCCAGAAGCAACCGGAGCGGCGGCTCTTTTTCCAAGGCCATCTGGAGAATGGCCTGCGCGCACTTCGTGGGATCGCCCCGCATGACGTCGGGGTTCTCTTTCCGGTACCCGACCATCGCCCCGACGGTTGCCTGATAGTCGCTCTGGATGTCACCCGTCTTCATGGAAGACCCCGCCCAATCGGTGCGCATCCCTCCGGGCTCGACGATGGTGACACGAATGCCGAAGCGGCCCACTTCTTTCGCGAGCACCTCGGAGAAGCCACCCACCGCCCACTTCGCGGATTGGTACGCTGCAAGGCCTGGGGTCGAGCCGCGTCCTCCAACAGAGGAGATCTGGATGATGTGGCCCTCGCGCTGCGCACGAAGGATGGGCAGAGCGGCCCGCGTCACGTTCACGACGCCGAAAAAGTTCGTCTCGATCTGAGCGCGGAAGTCATCCTCCGCGACGTCCTCGATCGAGTTGATGTTCGCGTATCCAGCGTTGTTGACGACAACATCCAGGCGCCCGAAAGCGGACGTCGCCATCGCTACGGCCGCGCGCGCCGCAGCAGGATCCGTCACATCGAGCCCGACGGCACGCACCCGCTCTCCGTATTGGGTGACAAGGACCTGAAGGTCTTCAGGATTGCGCGCAGTGGCCACGAGGCGGTGGCCGGCGGCGAGCACGGCCTTGGCGAGTTCACGGCCGAGACCGCGAGAGCTTCCGGTGATGAGCCAAACCTTCGACATGGGGAT encodes the following:
- a CDS encoding LysR substrate-binding domain-containing protein produces the protein MELRHLRYFSAVASTLHFGRAARRVHVSQPTLSQQIRQLEEELGTPLFERARSGVRLTQAGELFRSYASRALEDVNAGMVAVGALRGLTTGALRVGYPPSMRGVVVPALAAVLRRHPGLALSAEEAVVRRLERRLADGKLDVGLGYAPARSLDLEAEPVFDSRLALVVGRGHPLAGGESVGARQLVDEPFALLTSGLRVRARVDAWFSAMRLVPHVALESNAVATVLAIVRAGLAVTVLPEPRLADAERLVVKRLSPAPRSELAALLWRKGAPRTPAADLFAAEVRARAQEGGE
- a CDS encoding NAD-dependent epimerase/dehydratase family protein, which encodes MGKWALWGASGVVGQSIAEALRTQGQPYRVVGRSLGGLKATFGGDPLAEMATWDPENEATVRAAARGIDTLIYTVGVPYQDFRLHPLLMKRTLDAAVAEGVERLVLIGTVYPYGHAQTTPVREDHPREPHTFKGRMRKEQEDLVLAADAAGRIRGTVLRLPDFYGPGVDKSFLHSAFQAALQGKKADLVGPIDAPHEFVFVPDVGPVVLALAKEPKAYGRFWNLAGAGAVTQRFLVERIFQEVGRKPNFRVASKLMLRLIGLGNPFIRELVEMHYLLTHPLLMDDSALRALLGTVHKTSYEEGIRRTLREMGQGQRVPHSA
- a CDS encoding DEAD/DEAH box helicase, which translates into the protein MSLPTLLTSETLRTAAGGAFARGEAYWREGRVLSCILEKDALEGLVVGTSEYRVRVSALSGTLVSNCTCPVRQVVCKHAVALGLSFLAQQGAAVAESPEGPFATRDALERWAEEHHVRHMLAVSAVVLIQDLAINEAQRNGLRHVLGGLALRDVGSREGALRHVGARGKGLETALTEAAWASLREEEGSVRRALTEEAARREQHGDALLAPLWSRLLEVRRTLRPHVSPRSRERRSLESWSFDVAACALTWKERERVVRGGPDYGTVGVSARLTFPSGGAGRVECSCSVRPKGCVHALALIDTVLDLLADTVRSEEARRLAEELLRPAWARALKELELFEAEAAKPRATIEVWWLIEHELGMLTVSPLVKKQTRRGTLSSGARMTAARLLEDHREWLAEKDLRIAEHLVSWAPASRAAGTFPSRAFLSLAGHPRVALELSPETPLEVRRVQLGFTALAAEDHIRLEPSIEGERFNPKLLSALLRTASPGEPLFTVEEQRGRCLLIDVNEEARQLWSVLEKHGDRFPPESHEQLLERLARLETRLPLVVPQTLKGRELQPELSTVVRLRLLPDVSLELELLVRPGPGAPLFHPGVGPRDVLLSRGGERGYVRRQLLREEERARADIASLPLSAAEEGPPFCFRLGDTEGALELVAALQKPPAGLEVEWVDEKPVITSSGGPDALRVQVERKRDWFGVSGELKVEAGRLELAVLLDAARRQKRFVRVDAHRWVELSETLRRRLLAVADHAFLGKNRVELSPGAVPAISALRDAGADVQAAPSWQLLTERLASSLSLKPKPPASLGTTLRDYQVEGHAWLSRVAAWGAGACLADDMGLGKTVQALAVLLDRARLGPALVLAPTSVAFNWVQEIQRFAPSLRPILYAEEADRLACLAKLKKHDVLIVSYGLLVRDAARLEAISFATLVADEAQALKNPSTRRARAARQLNAGFRIALSGTPLENHLGELWSLFAIVFPGLLGSWEQFRERFAAPIERGKEPEASAALSRVLRPFLLRRTKQEVARELPSRTEIQVPVALSEEEWTLYEDARLAAVAEVSTQGKGLRDEQQRFQVLAALTRLRLLASHPRLYDAQSDVSSSKMRRLLELLEELKSEGHRVLVFSQFTSHLALVREEVERVGFTYQYLDGSTPPVARAKRIQAFQEGEGEIFLISLKAGGTGINLTAADYVIHLDPWWNPAVEDQATDRAHRIGQTRPVTVYRLIARGTIEEQILSLHSDKRALVAGVLEGTEVAARLTTKDLLSLLAGGEPLRDRQGDEEEPGTRTVH
- a CDS encoding L-lactate dehydrogenase; its protein translation is MPEQVSKIAIIGAGAVGATIAYAAMIRGVAKQLALYDINRAKVDAEVLDLNHGLQFVPMATLEGSDDIGVCAGADVVVITAGAKQKPGQTRMELAGANVALCRSLVPQLMKVAPDALLLVVTNPVDVLTYVVQQLSGLPARRVLGSGTVLDSSRFRFLLARHLNVAVQNVHAFIAGEHGDSELPLWSSASVGGVPLMQWSVHGRAPLLEQDRARIFDDVRNAAYHVIRGKGATNYAIGLATAQILEAVLHNEQRVLPVSSRLEGYLGIRDVCLSVPSIINRGGVEAVLELPLSEHEREGLKHSADTIRQAIRTLGF
- a CDS encoding lipin/Ned1/Smp2 family protein, whose translation is MTRTVAQVLARMLWMLCVVPSAAFAQPTCPDYASVANPPTLQGPARRSFRHSGSQLLSWTYPAYHMVHDQIVPVGVQATVVGKFDYSGVLHKDLEDEDVHVYITGTQMPGWQYVGKYRTDSDGKIHVPILRPVGEYRVAMIVEGDLSSASGFVSVVEPGRKTVLFDIDGTLTLNDFEMVGDYLGVSTAQAYPSAVEVVNSYAALGYQIVYLTGRPYWVAKDTREWIQYKGLLNGHVHTNPYGGGPIPPDTEQYKIDYLSYLLDEVGLDIVRVYGNASTDISAYAAVGLPKASTYIIGEHAGAEGTLPIWNDYFQHLTTVVASTPGSGCIPR
- a CDS encoding TetR/AcrR family transcriptional regulator, encoding MGIVERRERQKTEVRTTILRVARELVVREGFEGLTMRKLAEAIEYSPAAIYLHFKSRDAIARALCLQGFEELLARLGPAAAEPIAVRRLRALAEAYVGFGLEQPETYRLLFMTDPEFTTDIFRSPEDAGGRAFQVLVQLVEALKSQGEVADTVRVIPLAEVLWGALHGLVSLKLTCPIFPTSSVEELVETLTGVCSSRSGTKAS